The window CGCGCCACCGTTTCCGCCGACTGGATGCCGGCGCCCTGGGCGGCGTTCAGGTTTTGGGCGTTGTCGATGGCGGTGTGCGTCTGCGTGTCCGTGTCGTAAACGATGAACTTCGGCGCCCGGCCGAACCGGCTGTCCAACGGCGAGTCCAGGGTGTCCCCGGATGATGTGAAGGCAATTTTCACTTGTCTTTCCTCCGATGCGAGGACCCCGGCATCCAAACCGGGCTCCGGTTGAGAATTCCGATTGGGCGATGCGGACCGCTTCAGCGGCCTTTCGCCATCATGAACTGCAGGTCTTCCAGCAGCGCCTGCAGGTCCTCCTCGTGCTCCACCTCGTCCTGGAGGATCTGGACGGCGATGTTGTAGGTCACCGGGTCCTCCGCCTGCACTTCCTTGGTCAGGGCATGGTACACCGAGATGGCGCACTGCTCGCCCTTGATGTTCTGCTCCAGGATCTTCGCCACGTACGGGTCGGTGGGTTCGTCATAGCCGCAGTTCGTCCACTTGAACCAGTGGGTGGGCGAGGTCAGCGGCGTGCCCCCGAGCTGGATGATCCGGTTGGACACCATGTCGGCATGCCGCAGCTCATCGGCCGCGTGCTGCATCAGTTCGGTGATCACCGCGTCCTTCATGGGACCGGAGATGATCTTCGCCCCCAGCCAATACTGGTAGTAGGCCAGCCATTCGTCCGCGAACGCCTTGTTCAGCAGCTCCACCACGCGGTCCACGTTTTTTCCAACGATCTCGCGTCCTCGAATGCCCATGCTGTCTCCTCCTTGGCGTACATCGGGTTTGCGCGAACCGGGTGGACGACCGCCCCCCAGGGACGCTCGTCCACTCGATCCGTCACATTATACTACTGATACTCCTGAAGCGGATCACTTGGCGTCCGATCCTTCCTTTTCCAGCTCGCTGAGCCGCTGCTGAACCGATTCCAACTCGGCTTTCAGCGCCTCGATGTGCCCCTGCAGCATCTGCTTTTCCGCTGCCGGATCCGGCGCGGCGGGCGGCGCCGCGTATCCGTAGGGTCCGAAGGCCGTGCCACCGCGCGCCCAGCCCGGCAGACCCGTGGCGTAGAAGCGGTTCCGCCAGCCGCGGCCCCCGCCGCGGCCCCAGGCGCCGCCGCCCCGGCCCCGGCCCCAGCCGAAGCCCATCCCATAGCCGCGCCCCGGCACCGCATTGGCGGATCCGGGCACCGCAAATCCGGCGCAATAGCCGGCGGCACGTCCTGTCATGGGGCCCATCCCCATCGGTCCGGTTCGATCTCCTCCTGGCATGTTCATTCCTCCTTTTGTGTGGATTGGGCGGCGTCTCGAGTCAACGGACCGCCGCATTGCGGGCAGACCATCTGGTTGCATGGCACGCCCCGCGCATGGGGTTGCCGGTGGCCACAGCCCAAACAGACGCACCAGCCGTCGGGACCCGCCGCCAACGGCCCGCCCATCCGGCCGGCGCCCCAGCCACCCTGGCCACCGCCTTGTCCCCGACCGCCGCCGCGGCCACCGCCGCGGCCGCCGCCACCACCTGCTCTTCCTTGAAATCTTCCAATCATATGCATTC is drawn from Acidobacteriota bacterium and contains these coding sequences:
- a CDS encoding DUF5320 domain-containing protein translates to MPGGDRTGPMGMGPMTGRAAGYCAGFAVPGSANAVPGRGYGMGFGWGRGRGGGAWGRGGGRGWRNRFYATGLPGWARGGTAFGPYGYAAPPAAPDPAAEKQMLQGHIEALKAELESVQQRLSELEKEGSDAK
- a CDS encoding dinitrogenase iron-molybdenum cofactor biosynthesis protein, which translates into the protein MKIAFTSSGDTLDSPLDSRFGRAPKFIVYDTDTQTHTAIDNAQNLNAAQGAGIQSAETVARAGVQHLVTGHCGPKAFRVLTAAGIAIYNCDAPTVREALERFHAGTLKPASAADVEGHWV
- a CDS encoding ferritin, whose amino-acid sequence is MGIRGREIVGKNVDRVVELLNKAFADEWLAYYQYWLGAKIISGPMKDAVITELMQHAADELRHADMVSNRIIQLGGTPLTSPTHWFKWTNCGYDEPTDPYVAKILEQNIKGEQCAISVYHALTKEVQAEDPVTYNIAVQILQDEVEHEEDLQALLEDLQFMMAKGR